DNA sequence from the Catenulispora sp. GP43 genome:
GCTGGACCGTGCCGGTCGTGGCGGCGGTGCTCGCGATGACGGTCGGCGGCGTGCTGCTGGACCAGATGCTGCGACGGCCGATCGAGCTGTCCGTCCGGTTGCGGGACGCCGAATTCGAGTAGTGCCGCCGGACCGGAGTCGGTGGTGGCTGGTAGAAAGACTCGCGTTGAAACCAGCCACCTGGAGGGGTCCCCGTGATCGCAAGCGAGTGTGTCGCGCTGGAGGGGTGGGGCGGGCTGCCCGTCATCACTTTGCCCGGCACGGATTTCGACGAGATGCCGGACTGGCCCGGCGGGGTCGAGATCCCCTCGGACGTCGAGGAGTGGGCCTGGCGCGTCGAGGTCGCCGGGTACCGCGGCCCGAACTACCCGGAGCTCTTCGACGCCTTCCTGCGCTCTGTGGACACCACCAGGATCAGCGCGTTCGTCATCGGCAACTGGGCCACCGACGACGATCACGACCGCACCGCGGGCGACGTGTTCGCGCCGCTGGTCGCCGCCGCCGACCGGTTCCCGAACCTGCGGCACCTGTTCCTGGGGGACATCGAGGCGCAGGAGTCCGAGATCTCGTGGATCCACCAGAGCGACCTGGCGCCGCTGCTGCGCGCGTTCCCGAAGCTGCTGACGTTCGGCGTCCGGGGCAGCGAGAACCTGGGGTGGGAGCAGCGCGCGTACCCTGAACTCAGGGAGCTGACGTTCCAGAGCGGCGGCCTGCCGCCGGAGGTGGTCCGGGCGGTCGCCGGCTCGGAGTTCCCGGAGCTGACCGACCTGGAGCTCTACCTCGGCGAGGAGGAGTACTTCGGCGGCGCGGAGATCGCCGACCTCGCCGGCATCCTGGACGGCGCGGGCCTGCCGAAGCTGCGCTACCTGGGCCTGCGGGACGCCGAGAACGCCGACGAGGTCGCCGCCGCGGTCGCGCACGCCCCGATCGTCTCCCGCCTGGAGGTGCTCGACCTCTCGCTGGGCACACTCGGCGACGAGGGCGCGGCCGCGCTGCTGGCCGGGCAGCCCCTGACCCACCTGAAGAAGCTCGACCTGCACCACCACTTCATCTCCGAGCCGATGCAGGAGCGGCTGCGCGAGGCGCTGCCGGGCGTGGAGCTGGACCTGTCGGAGCAGCAGGAGCCGGACGACTGGGACGACGGCGAGGAGCACCGGTTCGTCTCGGTGGCCGAGTAACCGGGGATGGAGTTCGGGGGAGGCCTCGCGGAGCGGATCGAATGCCTCGGCGACGTCGCGTTCGAGACGGTCTTCCAGGACTTCGCGGCCACCGTCGACACGGCCCGGGTGACCGCGCTGGTGGTCGGCCGGTGGGGTGACGTCTCGCAGACGGAGGGGCATCCGGGGCGGCTGCTGGCCCAGAGCGCGGACCGGTTCCCGGCGTTGCGTGCGCTGTTCCTCGGCGACGTCGACGACGAGATCGTGTACGTCGAGCACGCCGACCTCACCCCGATCCTGGACGCCTATCCGGCGCTGGAAGAGCTCTGGGTTCGCGGGACCCCGGACTTGTCGCAGAAGACGCCTCGGTACTTCGAAGCGATGCGGCACCCGGGCCTGCGCCGCCTGGTGCTGCAATCCGGCGGTCTCCATCCCGAGGCGATCCGTGCGATCAGCCGGTGCGATCTCCCGGAGCTGCGGCACCTGGAGCTGTATCTGGGACACCCCGACTGGTGCGGCTGGGCCAAGCCGGAAGACCTCGCCTGGCTCGTGGCCGGCGAGGCCTTTCCGAAGCTCGACCACCTGGGCCTTCGCAATTCCCTGATCCAGGACGGGATCGCGGCGGCGCTCGCGCACGCGCCGGTCGTCGCCGGGCTGCGGGTGCTCGACCTGTCGTTGGGCGCGCTCGGGGACGACGGCGCGCAGGCGCTGCTGCACGGGCAGCCGTTGGACCATCTCGCGCTGCTGGATCTGCACCACCACTACCTCTCCGACGCGATGCAAGACCGGCTGCGCTCCGCGTGGCTGGGAGTCGACGTCGACCTGTCCGACGCCCAGACCGAATCCCGAGGACGCCGCTCGATAGCGGTGGCGGAGTAACCATGTCTTTCTACGAGCACATCACCGAGTTCGCCGGCCGGCCGGTCGTCGACTTCCCCGCCGATCCGGAACGGGAGACGCCGGCCGAGGCCGCCGATCCCGGGGCCGTGGCGTGGCGCCTCGACTGCGGCAAGGACGGCTACTACGACCGCGACTTCCCCGAACTGCTCGCGGCCTTCCTGGACCGGGTGCCGAGCGCGGCGGTCGAGGCGCTGGTCACCGGGCAGTGGCTGGAGTGGGGCGAGGACGACTGCACCGTCGTGGACGACCTCGTCGCGGTCGCCGACCGGCTGCCGGCGCTGCGCTCGCTGTTCGTCTGCGAGCTGGAGGACGAGCAGAGCCAGCCGTCCTGGATCTATGTGCCGCAGCTGAATCCGCTGCTGAACGCCTTCCCGAACCTGGCCGAGCTCTGGGTCCGCGGGACGCCGGAAGGCATGGCCCGGGGTGCGGACCCCGAGCCGCTGATCGAGCCGGCGAAGCACGCCGGGCTGCGCAAGCTGGTCCTGCAGTCCGGGGGCCTGCCCGCGCCCACGGTCCGCGCACTGGCCGAATGCGAATTCCCCGAGCTGACGCACCTGGAGATCTACCTCGGCGACCCGAACTACGGCGGCGACGCGGCAGTGGAGGACCTCGCCCCGTTCCTCGAAGCAGGCCGCTTCCCCCGCCTGCGGTACCTGGGCTTGAAGGACTCGGTGATCCAGGACGAGATCGCCGCGGCGGTCGCCCGGGCGCCGATCGTGGCGCAGCTGGAGTCGCTGGACCTCGCGCTCGGGGCGCTCGGCGACGAGGGCGCGGCGGCGCTGCTGGCCGGGCAGCCGCTCGATCATCTGCGCACCCTGGACCTGCACCATCACTATCTCTCCTCGGCGATGCAGACGCGGCTGCGGCAGGCCTGGCCGGGCGTCGAGATCGACCTGTCCGACGGGCAGGACGCCGGCCGGGGGCGCCGGTACATCGCGGTGGCCGAATGACGGTCTCGCACAACCCGGTGGTCCCGTCGCGGTTCGCGGTGGTCGGAAACCCGGACAACCGCCGGGTGACGCTCTTCGCCGACGCCGTCCGCGAAGCGGGACTGCCCGAGCCGCGCGTCGTCGCGTGGCTCGACGTCCTGCGCGGAAACGCCGAGTTCCACGCCGGTGAGCTGGTCCGCGTCGACTCCCCGGGTGAGGACGCCGAGGTGGCCCGGCTGCTGCACGGCTCGGACGAGCCGGTCGACATGTATCGGGTCGAGGGCACACGCCGGTGGTATCAGGGCTTTACGACCGCGTTGGAGAAGCTGGAACACGCCATCGACATCGCCGGTGCGGCCCGGCTGTTCACGGCTCAGGAAGTCGCCACGGCCTTCGACAAGCAGGCGACGCACGCGCTGTTGACCGAGGCCGGCGTCCCGGTGCCGCCTGCCGCCGCGACCGACGGTACGGAGTCCGCCTTCATCAAGATCCGGCACGGTTCCTCGGCTTCCGGCGTCGTCGCACTGACGGTGCGAGGGCCGCGTCGGCGCGCGGTGACGTCGGCCGAGCTGGTGCGTACCGAGGCCGGTATCGAGCTCTACAACTCGCTGCGGGTCCGTACCTACCTTCGCGATGCCGACATCGACGACCTGCTGGGCGTCCTCGCCGGCGACGGCCTCCACGCCGAGCAGTGGGTCCGCAAACTGAGCATCGCCGGCCGGTCCTGCGATCTGCGCGTGGTCACCGTCGGCGGCCGGGCGACCCACGCGGTCGTGCGGACGAGCACGTCCCCGATGACCAACCTGCACCTCGGCGGGCAACGCGGCGATCTGGCACGGTTCCGGGCGCTGGTCGGGGAGGAGCGGTGGCACCGGATCCTGGACATCGTGGAGTCGGCGGCGGTGTGCTTCCCGGGCGTGCACTGCCTCGGGATCGACGTGCTGCCCGGCGCCGACGGCCTCGACCGGATCGGCGAGATCAACGCCTACGGCGACCTCCTGCCGAACCTGATGGGACTTCCGGGCACCCCCGGGGAAGCCGTCGGTACCTACCACGCCCAAGTACGTTCACTGACAGGCCGCTTCGCACCATGACCATGAAAGACATCATCGGGAGCCACGACCTCCTGTTCGTCACCCTCGACACCCTCCGCTACGACGTCGCCGTCGAAGAGCTGGCCGCCGGCCGGCTGCCGAACCTGGCCCGGGTGCTGCCGCGCGGCTGGGAGCGCCGGCACACGCCGGGCTCGTTCACCTTCGCCGCGCATTCGGCGTTCTTCGCCGGCTTCCTGCCGACGCCGGACGCGCCGGGCCGGCATCCGAGGCTGTTCGCCGCACGCTTCGGCGGCAGCGAGACCACGGCCGAGGACACCTGGGTGTTCGACGAGCCGGACCTGGTAGCCGGGCTGGGCAAGGCCGGGTACCGGACGGTCTGCGTCGGGGGAGTGGGGTTCTTCAACCCCGAGAGCCGGCTCGGGCAGGTGCTGCCGGGCTATTTCGACGAGGCGTACTGGTCGGCGGCGACCGGGGTGGCCGACCCGGACTCCTTCGCCAACCAGATCGGGGTCGTCGAGCAGGTGGTCGCGGCGCAGCCGGAGGACCAGCCGCTGTTCCTGTTCGTGAACGTCCCGGCGCTGCACCAGCCGAACTGGTTCTACCTCGACGGCGCGACCAAGGATGCAGGAGCCGGTGACACGCGGGCGTCTCATGCCGCAGCTCTGCGGTATGTCGACGCGCACATCGGGCGACTGTTCACGCTGATGGCGGCGCGCCGGGCCTGTTTCACCATCGTCTGCTCCGACCACGGGACCGCCTACGGCGAGGACGGCCATGTCGGGCACCGCATCGGCCACGACGTGGTGTGGACGGTGCCGTACGCGGACTTCGTGCTGCCGAAGGGATACGAGGGCTGATGCTGGACCGTCCCTATGAGGCCTATGTCTACGCCTACCCGCACAAGACCTCCTACCGCCCGCTCGAACCGAAGCCCCTGCTGTCCGACGTGTGGCGGGGCGAGGCGCGTGATGCGTTGTCCTTCTATACACATGTCCCGTTCTGCGAAGTCCGGTGCGGTTTCTGCAACCTGTTCACCCGGACCGGAGCGTCCGCATCGCTGACCGAGGCGTACCTGGACGCCTTGGAGCGTCAGGCGATCGCGGCCCGCGCGGCCCTGGACGAATCCGGTACAGCGCCCCGCTTCGCCAATGCGGCGATCGGCGGAGGGACCCCGACGTATCTGAGTCCTGATGAGTTGACCCGGTTGTTCGACATCGCTGAGAAGGTGATGGGGGTCGGCCTCGGCGCCATTCCGCTGTCGGTCGAGGCCTCGCCGGCCACCGCGACCCCGGACCGGCTGGCGGTGCTCGCCGAGCGCGGGACTACGCGGCTCAGCCTGGGCGTGCAGAGCTTCGACGACGTCGAGGCGCGATCGGCGGTGCGGCCGCAGAAGGCGGCCGATGTCTTCGCCGCCCTGGACGCGGTGCGGGACGCGGCCATCCCGGTGCTGAACGTCGATCTGATCTACGGCATCGACGGCCAGACCCGCCAGTCCTGGCAGGCCTCGTTGCGGACGGCACTGCGCTGGACGCCCGAGGAGATCTACCTTTATCCGCTCTATGTCCGGCCGCTGACCGGCCTCGGCCGTCTGAACCTGGGCCATGACGCCGAATGGGACGCACAGCGCCTGGATCTGTACCGTTCCGGCCGCGATCTGCTGCTGGAGAACGGCTACGAGCAGGTGTCGATGCGGATGTTCCGCCGCCTGGACGCCCCGGCCGTCGAGGGCGGCGAGGACTACGCGTGCCAGACGGACGGCATGATCGGGCTGGGGTGCGGCGCCCGGTCGTACACCGCCTCGCTGCACTACTCCTTCGACTACGCGGTCTCGGCATCGGAAGTGCGCGGGATCATCGACGAGTACGTCGCGACCGGCGACTTCAGCCGGGCCGAGGTCGGGTACCGGCTGGACGCGGACGAGCAGGCTCGCAGGTTCCTGATCCAGTCGCTGCTCCAGGCGGACGGGATGGAGCGGGGCGACGCGGCGGAGCGGTTCGGGGCCGAGCTGGAGCTGTTGAGCGATCGCGGGTTCCTGGCGTCGGCACCGGACGGCCGGCTGCGGCTCACGGACGAAGGCCTGGCCTGGTCGGATTCGGTCGGCCCGATGTTCTTCTCCGAGCCGGTGCGCGCCGCGATGCGTGCCTACGAGCTGAGGTAGGGCCCTGATGGACCTCTCGATTCTCTATCGCGGCCCGCTGGCCAGCTGTGACTACGACTGCGGCTACTGCCCCTTCGCCAAGCGCCGCGACTCGCCGGAGACGCTGCGGGCCGACCGCGCGGCGTTGGAGCGGTTCGTGGCATGGGTGAGCGCGCAGACCGACGACCGGATCAGCGTGCTGTTCACGCCGTGGGGAGAGGGGCTGACGCGGAGCTGGTACCAGCGCGCGTTGGTTGTCCTCAGCCGCCTCGACCACGTCGCCGAGGTGGCGATCCAGACCAACCTGAGCTCGCGGACCGCGTGGACGGTGGGCGCCGACCTGGATTCGCTGGCGCTGTGGTGCACGTACCACCCGGACCAGGTTCCGTACGAGCGGTTCCTCGGCCGGTGCCACGAACTTCGGGACAGCGGTGTGCGGTTCAGCGCGGGGATCGTCGGGCTGCCCGAGCATCTGGAGGCGGCGCGGCGGTTGCGCGCGGACCTGCCCGACGACGTCTACCTGTGGGTCAACGCGGCCGAGGGCCACAGCTACACCGACGACGAAGCCGCGCCCTGGACCGAGATCGATCCGCTGTTCCCGGTCTCGCGCTTTCCGCATTCCTCGCGGGGCCACGCCTGCCGGGCCGGGGAATCGGTCATCTCGGTCGACGGCGACGGCGAGGTCTACCGCTGTCACTTCGTCCCGCGCACCGATCCGACGGAACGCATCGGGAATCTCTACAACGGTTCATATCGCAGGGCCCTGCGTGCGCGCGTCTGCCCTCTGACACAGTGCGATTGCCACATCGGCTATGTGCACATGCCGGAGCTTGGGCTCTACGAGACGTTCGCCGGCGGGGTCCTGTCGCGGATCCCCGCCGAGACGCCTGTGCCGGTCAGGTCTGCTGAAGCGGCTGGTATTCGTCCTCGGTGAGCCCGAAGGTCCAGGCGACACCGGCCTTCGCGGTCTGCGTGCTGGGCGGCACCCGCAGGAAGTAGACGTTGAAGGTGCCGTCCGGCTCCGGCGAGGAGTTCACCACCTCGACCATGACGATGGACTCGTCGTCGCCCATCTCGATGCGCCAGAGCTTGCCGGCCTCGTCCTGCTGGAGCGGCTGTGCGCCGGAGTCCCTCAGGAACCGCTCCGGCGTGTAGTGCTCGACCATCATCCGGCGGAGCTCGGCGTTCTCCTCCGCGCGGATGGACTCCGGCGTGGTCGCGGCCAGGCGCTTGCCGAACTCCTCGGTCAGCGGGGTGCCGCGCCAGGAGTACACGGCGAAGCCGTCGGACCAGACCACGGCCGGGCCGTCGCCGCGGTGCAGGCGGTCCTGGTCGTCCAGACGCAGGGCCAGCGGGCGCTCGGTGAGGATGACCGCGTTCTCGAACGGCCACCACCAGCCCGCCGAGCGGGCCATCCGGCCCAGGCCCAGGCCCGAGGCCATGCCGGCGGCCTCGTAGAGCGGGAGCCAGGCGGCGTCGAACGGCCCGTGGACCGCGTGGGTCAGGGCGATGCGCAGGGCGGTGCGCTCCGAGGAGTCCTCGGACTCTGCCTGCTCCTCGACGGCCGCGGCGATGCGCGTGATCAGGGTGCTGATCAGCGGTGCGATCTGGCCGCAGGACGCCTGCCAGACCCGGCCGAACTCGCGCGGGCCGAGCCGCTCGGCGAGCAGGGCCCGGCTCCGGGACCAGGCCAGGTCCCTGATGCGGTCCCGGGCCGGAGCGCCGAGGCGCGCGGTGTCGGAGAGCACCAGCCGGGCGGCCTCCAGCGGAGAGCGGCACCAGATGATCTCCGGCGGCGGCGCGTCGGGCAGCGCTTCGGCATACAGCCGCAGCACCTCCTCCTCGGCGGCCTGCCGGTCCGCGGCCTCGGTGGACAAGGCGATGGCGCGCCAGGAGCCGTGTGCGGCGGCGGCGACCGCGACGATGCCGTCGGCGGTCAGGTCGGGGTGCGTGGTCATGTCGGTCGCGGGGGTCGCGGGGGTCGCGGGGGATGTCATCAGTCCGCCACCACCCGGAACGAGCGCAGCGCCCGCGGCTCGTACTCACGCTGGCGCACCACCTTGAACCAGCCCGGGGGCAGCGGGATGGTGCCGTGCTCCTCGTGCACGACCTTGCCGCCCAGCGGCAGGAACGCGAACGCGGCCTCGCTCTCGCTGGGCGCGGGGTAGAAGTCGCCCTCGTCCCGGGTGGCGACCAGCGCGTGCGCGTGGCCGGTGCTCTCCCCGAGCGCCAGGATCATGGACTCGCGCGGGCGGCGCGGCTTCGGTCCGGCGGCGCGTACGTCTTCGGGTACTGCGTTCTCCGTGACCGGGACGATCAGCACGTCTCCTTGGCGGTACACGGCCCCTCCTCGTGTTCTCCGTGTGGCTCCGGCGGCAACGGAGTTCACGCTAGGGGGCGCTACTGACAGCCGCGGCTCTTGACGGCGATCGCTTTAGCGGCTTGATTGATTGGCCGACGGCGATCCTGCCACCCGGGTCGGCGCGGCGGCTCCCACCCGACCGGTGCGGCGGCCCGCCCGCACCGCCCGTGTCCTCGTCACTGCGCAGTAGGTGCCACATCCCTAAGCGTCAGGAGGACCATCGAGTGACACGTATCGCTCTCGCGCAGAGCCCCGCACGGCGGCTGCTGATCGCGGCCACCGCGGCCGCGGCCGGAGCCGCCTTCGCCTTGTCCGGGGCGGGATCCGCGGGTTCGGCCGGCTCGGCCGGGTATCCGGTCGTCCAGCCGAACGCCCAGGACTCCGTCCAGGTCGCCACCGGCGTCCTGCCGCCCACGCAGGCGGCGTGCAACGCCGTGGGCCGGCGGTGCTTCACGCCGACGTCGATGCAGAACTCGTACGACATCAGCCCGCTGCTGAACGCCGGGAACGACGGCCACGGCAAGACGATCGCGATCATCGACTCGTTCGGGTACGACACCGTGGCCAGCGACCTGGAGAACTTCAGCAAGCAGTTCGGCCTGCCGCTGATGTGCGGGATGCCGAACGTGACCTGCGCCCCCGGGATGCCGACCTTCGAGTGGGACCAGTGGGACGGTAAGCGGCCTATCAAGCAGCCGCCCTCCGGCTCGCACGGCACCGGCCAGCAGGACAGCAACGCCTGGGCCGAGGAGGTCGCCCTGGACACGCAGTGGGCGCACGCCACCGCGCCGGGCGCGAACATCATCCTGATGTCCACCAGCGTCGCCGAGACGCAGGGCGTGCAGGGCCTGCCGCAGATGATGAACGCCGAGCAGTACCTGGTCGACAACCACCTGGCGGACGTGGTCTCGCAGTCGTTCAGCACCGCCGAGCCCGACTTCCACGGCAACGCGATCCAGAACCTGCGGCACGCCTTCATCAGCGGCACGACCGCCGGCGTGACCTTCCTGTCCTCCTCCGGCGACAGCGGCACGGAGAACAACGCCAAGACGCCTATCAAGAACCCGGCGGCCCTTGACACCCCGAGCGTGGGCTGGCCGGCCTCGGACCCCCTGGTGACGGCGGTCGGCGGCACCTACCTGTGCACCGACGGCGCCACCGGGACCACCGTCGACAGCACCAGTCCCGGCGGCCTGTGCAGCAAGTACCCCGGCCAGCGCGATGTCGGCTGGACGGACTCCGGCGGCGGCTACAGCTCGCTCTTCGCGCGGCCCTCGTACCAGGACACGCTGCCGGCCGGCTCGACGCCGATCGGCGCGATGCGCGGCGTCCCGGACATCGCGTATCAGGCCTCTGCCGGCACCGGCGTCCTCATCTACGACACGGCGCCCGGCGACAACGGCGGCTCGGACGTCAACGACGGCAGCTGGTACGTGATCGGCGGGACCAGTTCCTCCTGCCCGCAGTGGGCCGGCCTGGTCGCGATCGCGGACCAGATGGCCGGACACGACCTGGGTCTGATCCAGCCGAAGCTGTACAGCCTGGCGTCCGGACCGGACTACGGGACGTACTTCTTCGACGTGACCACCGGGAACAACACGGTGTCGAGCACGGTGCCGGGATACCCGGCGACGGCCGGGTGGGATCCGGTGACCGGGCTCGGGACGCCGGACGCGGCGAAGCTGCTGCCGGTGTTGGGGGAGTAGCGATGGTGCTCATGGTGCTGGAGCCCTAGCAATTAACCAGGAGTCCTGAGCCCGCGGCGAACGTGGCGTCCCCCTGGTCCGGGGACGTCACGTTTTTTGCTGCCCGCGGCCGTCCGAAATGCCATCGAACGCCCGTCTGATCCCCATCCCGGCGTTGCCGAAAGGTTACCCGCGCGCGCCCTCGGACCCCTTCCGTCGCGACAATATTTAGTTTACTTTACTGACGAACTCGCACGGCGCTTCATCCCCGCTTCACCCGAGCACCCCCCCAAGCCCCACCCGCACGGCACGACACCCTCTGAGGAGGACGCTTGCACCCGCCCGTTGTGCTGGGAATCGACTTCGGCGGCACCAAGACCGCGATGGCGGTCGCCGAGCCCACGCCCGGCCCCCGCCTCGGGGCCTCCACCGTCCCGACCCACGCTGCCGAGGGCGGCCGGGCCTCGCTCGGCCGCGGTCTGCGCGCCGCGCGGGCGCTGCTGGACCGGGTGGCGCCGGGGCGCGAGCCGGTCGCGGTCGGGGTGTCGACCATCGGTATCCCGCGGGACTCCGGGGTCGATCTGGCCCCGAACATCCCGGGCTGGGCCGATCTGGCGCTGGCCAAGGAGATCCAGGCGGCGTTCCCCGCTTCGGAGGTCCGGGTCGAGACCGATGTGAAGGCCGCCGCCCGGGTCGAGGCCGTCGAGGGCGCGCTGAAGGACGCCGATCCCGGCCTGTATCTCAACCTCGGGACCGGGCTGGCCGTCGCCATCGTCACCAAGGGCGAGGTCATCGCCGGGCGCAACGGCGCCGCCGGGGAGATCGGCTACAACCTGCGGGCGCTGGCCGACGTCGGCGTCGCGGCCGGGCAGCGGTCGATCCTGGAGGACCAGGTGAGCGGGATCGGGCTGCTGGCCCGGGCCAAGGAACTGCTGCCGGACGCCACCGGGGCCAAGGACCTGTTCGCCGCGGTGAGCCAGGACCCCCGTGCCGCTCAGGTCCTGCGGGAGTTCACCGACGAGCTGGCGTTCCATCTGGTGAACCTGGCCATCGCCGTGGACCCGGCGCGGATCGCGGTCGGCGGCGGCATGGTGCGGTCCTGGCCCGTGCTCTACGCGCCGTTGCGCCGAGCGCTGGACGCCGCGGTGCCGTTCCCGCCGGAGCTGGTGCAGGCCGCGTTCCCCTTCGACGCGCCGTTGGCCGGCGCGCTGGCCCTGGCCCGGGCCGCTCTGGAAACCTCCACGACCTCAAAATCCCCCTGATGACACGGCATTGCTTCTCTGTGACGATCAGGGACTTCGCACGACCGGCAAGCGCACCACAGCACCATGCAGCACAGCACACCGCGTCACAGCACACCGCACCACAGCAGTTCGCACCACCGACAAAAGCAAGGCACCACACCACGAAGCCAACCACGGGCGCCACATCCCGCAGTTACCGGAAAGGAACCCCAGCATGAGGCGCAGGAAATCGTCACTCCTTGCGATCGCCGTCTCCATAGGCCTGGCGGCATCCGCGTGCGCGAGCACCAAGCACACCTCGGATTCCAACAGCGGCGGCTCCACCGCGGCCAGCTCGGCCGGCGGTTCGTCCACGGGGACCGCCGCGAGCTACAAGCAGGGTGGGACGCTCACCATCTCCAACGAGCAGGGTCAGACCTGGCCGTGCTCGTTCAACCCGTACAACTCCAGCTTCAACCTGGAGTCCCTCGGCTTCGTCTACGAGCC
Encoded proteins:
- a CDS encoding STM4011 family radical SAM protein, giving the protein MDLSILYRGPLASCDYDCGYCPFAKRRDSPETLRADRAALERFVAWVSAQTDDRISVLFTPWGEGLTRSWYQRALVVLSRLDHVAEVAIQTNLSSRTAWTVGADLDSLALWCTYHPDQVPYERFLGRCHELRDSGVRFSAGIVGLPEHLEAARRLRADLPDDVYLWVNAAEGHSYTDDEAAPWTEIDPLFPVSRFPHSSRGHACRAGESVISVDGDGEVYRCHFVPRTDPTERIGNLYNGSYRRALRARVCPLTQCDCHIGYVHMPELGLYETFAGGVLSRIPAETPVPVRSAEAAGIRPR
- a CDS encoding STM4015 family protein, giving the protein MSFYEHITEFAGRPVVDFPADPERETPAEAADPGAVAWRLDCGKDGYYDRDFPELLAAFLDRVPSAAVEALVTGQWLEWGEDDCTVVDDLVAVADRLPALRSLFVCELEDEQSQPSWIYVPQLNPLLNAFPNLAELWVRGTPEGMARGADPEPLIEPAKHAGLRKLVLQSGGLPAPTVRALAECEFPELTHLEIYLGDPNYGGDAAVEDLAPFLEAGRFPRLRYLGLKDSVIQDEIAAAVARAPIVAQLESLDLALGALGDEGAAALLAGQPLDHLRTLDLHHHYLSSAMQTRLRQAWPGVEIDLSDGQDAGRGRRYIAVAE
- a CDS encoding STM4013/SEN3800 family hydrolase — protein: MKDIIGSHDLLFVTLDTLRYDVAVEELAAGRLPNLARVLPRGWERRHTPGSFTFAAHSAFFAGFLPTPDAPGRHPRLFAARFGGSETTAEDTWVFDEPDLVAGLGKAGYRTVCVGGVGFFNPESRLGQVLPGYFDEAYWSAATGVADPDSFANQIGVVEQVVAAQPEDQPLFLFVNVPALHQPNWFYLDGATKDAGAGDTRASHAAALRYVDAHIGRLFTLMAARRACFTIVCSDHGTAYGEDGHVGHRIGHDVVWTVPYADFVLPKGYEG
- a CDS encoding STM4012 family radical SAM protein encodes the protein MLDRPYEAYVYAYPHKTSYRPLEPKPLLSDVWRGEARDALSFYTHVPFCEVRCGFCNLFTRTGASASLTEAYLDALERQAIAARAALDESGTAPRFANAAIGGGTPTYLSPDELTRLFDIAEKVMGVGLGAIPLSVEASPATATPDRLAVLAERGTTRLSLGVQSFDDVEARSAVRPQKAADVFAALDAVRDAAIPVLNVDLIYGIDGQTRQSWQASLRTALRWTPEEIYLYPLYVRPLTGLGRLNLGHDAEWDAQRLDLYRSGRDLLLENGYEQVSMRMFRRLDAPAVEGGEDYACQTDGMIGLGCGARSYTASLHYSFDYAVSASEVRGIIDEYVATGDFSRAEVGYRLDADEQARRFLIQSLLQADGMERGDAAERFGAELELLSDRGFLASAPDGRLRLTDEGLAWSDSVGPMFFSEPVRAAMRAYELR
- a CDS encoding STM4015 family protein, which codes for MPDWPGGVEIPSDVEEWAWRVEVAGYRGPNYPELFDAFLRSVDTTRISAFVIGNWATDDDHDRTAGDVFAPLVAAADRFPNLRHLFLGDIEAQESEISWIHQSDLAPLLRAFPKLLTFGVRGSENLGWEQRAYPELRELTFQSGGLPPEVVRAVAGSEFPELTDLELYLGEEEYFGGAEIADLAGILDGAGLPKLRYLGLRDAENADEVAAAVAHAPIVSRLEVLDLSLGTLGDEGAAALLAGQPLTHLKKLDLHHHFISEPMQERLREALPGVELDLSEQQEPDDWDDGEEHRFVSVAE
- a CDS encoding ROK family protein translates to MHPPVVLGIDFGGTKTAMAVAEPTPGPRLGASTVPTHAAEGGRASLGRGLRAARALLDRVAPGREPVAVGVSTIGIPRDSGVDLAPNIPGWADLALAKEIQAAFPASEVRVETDVKAAARVEAVEGALKDADPGLYLNLGTGLAVAIVTKGEVIAGRNGAAGEIGYNLRALADVGVAAGQRSILEDQVSGIGLLARAKELLPDATGAKDLFAAVSQDPRAAQVLREFTDELAFHLVNLAIAVDPARIAVGGGMVRSWPVLYAPLRRALDAAVPFPPELVQAAFPFDAPLAGALALARAALETSTTSKSP
- a CDS encoding DUF6745 domain-containing protein, whose amino-acid sequence is MTSPATPATPATDMTTHPDLTADGIVAVAAAAHGSWRAIALSTEAADRQAAEEEVLRLYAEALPDAPPPEIIWCRSPLEAARLVLSDTARLGAPARDRIRDLAWSRSRALLAERLGPREFGRVWQASCGQIAPLISTLITRIAAAVEEQAESEDSSERTALRIALTHAVHGPFDAAWLPLYEAAGMASGLGLGRMARSAGWWWPFENAVILTERPLALRLDDQDRLHRGDGPAVVWSDGFAVYSWRGTPLTEEFGKRLAATTPESIRAEENAELRRMMVEHYTPERFLRDSGAQPLQQDEAGKLWRIEMGDDESIVMVEVVNSSPEPDGTFNVYFLRVPPSTQTAKAGVAWTFGLTEDEYQPLQQT
- a CDS encoding S8 family serine peptidase, which codes for MTRIALAQSPARRLLIAATAAAAGAAFALSGAGSAGSAGSAGYPVVQPNAQDSVQVATGVLPPTQAACNAVGRRCFTPTSMQNSYDISPLLNAGNDGHGKTIAIIDSFGYDTVASDLENFSKQFGLPLMCGMPNVTCAPGMPTFEWDQWDGKRPIKQPPSGSHGTGQQDSNAWAEEVALDTQWAHATAPGANIILMSTSVAETQGVQGLPQMMNAEQYLVDNHLADVVSQSFSTAEPDFHGNAIQNLRHAFISGTTAGVTFLSSSGDSGTENNAKTPIKNPAALDTPSVGWPASDPLVTAVGGTYLCTDGATGTTVDSTSPGGLCSKYPGQRDVGWTDSGGGYSSLFARPSYQDTLPAGSTPIGAMRGVPDIAYQASAGTGVLIYDTAPGDNGGSDVNDGSWYVIGGTSSSCPQWAGLVAIADQMAGHDLGLIQPKLYSLASGPDYGTYFFDVTTGNNTVSSTVPGYPATAGWDPVTGLGTPDAAKLLPVLGE
- a CDS encoding STM4015 family protein → MEFGGGLAERIECLGDVAFETVFQDFAATVDTARVTALVVGRWGDVSQTEGHPGRLLAQSADRFPALRALFLGDVDDEIVYVEHADLTPILDAYPALEELWVRGTPDLSQKTPRYFEAMRHPGLRRLVLQSGGLHPEAIRAISRCDLPELRHLELYLGHPDWCGWAKPEDLAWLVAGEAFPKLDHLGLRNSLIQDGIAAALAHAPVVAGLRVLDLSLGALGDDGAQALLHGQPLDHLALLDLHHHYLSDAMQDRLRSAWLGVDVDLSDAQTESRGRRSIAVAE
- a CDS encoding STM4014 family protein; this encodes MTVSHNPVVPSRFAVVGNPDNRRVTLFADAVREAGLPEPRVVAWLDVLRGNAEFHAGELVRVDSPGEDAEVARLLHGSDEPVDMYRVEGTRRWYQGFTTALEKLEHAIDIAGAARLFTAQEVATAFDKQATHALLTEAGVPVPPAAATDGTESAFIKIRHGSSASGVVALTVRGPRRRAVTSAELVRTEAGIELYNSLRVRTYLRDADIDDLLGVLAGDGLHAEQWVRKLSIAGRSCDLRVVTVGGRATHAVVRTSTSPMTNLHLGGQRGDLARFRALVGEERWHRILDIVESAAVCFPGVHCLGIDVLPGADGLDRIGEINAYGDLLPNLMGLPGTPGEAVGTYHAQVRSLTGRFAP